One Paenarthrobacter aurescens TC1 DNA window includes the following coding sequences:
- a CDS encoding putative hydrolase, NUDIX family (identified by match to protein family HMM PF00293) — protein MTDISGSGLTDTNAVAEPRLAASVILLRDASDGLEAFVQHRVSTMDFAAGMVVFPGGRVDAADQSGWDYPAELLQRHAADWNQSSLSADPGAAAKNAGTVLAAAIREVQEEAGLTIDASDLRPWANWITPTDMPKRFDTFFYVAKPSPGATPQHQTTEAWQSLWMPVADILEAEAAGTLKLMPPTYYLLKEIAGLGTVDAVWSAEHPVVPVLAPVGSLAAFLKERESRR, from the coding sequence ATGACGGACATCTCCGGCTCGGGACTTACAGACACCAACGCCGTGGCGGAACCCCGCCTGGCAGCGAGCGTCATCCTGCTCCGCGACGCCTCGGACGGCCTCGAAGCCTTCGTCCAACACAGGGTGAGCACCATGGACTTTGCCGCCGGAATGGTGGTCTTCCCTGGCGGACGCGTCGATGCCGCCGATCAGAGCGGGTGGGACTACCCGGCGGAGCTGCTTCAACGCCACGCAGCCGACTGGAACCAGAGCTCCCTGAGCGCGGATCCGGGAGCAGCAGCGAAGAACGCCGGGACGGTACTCGCTGCCGCCATCCGCGAGGTTCAGGAGGAGGCCGGACTCACCATCGATGCCTCCGACCTCCGCCCGTGGGCCAACTGGATCACCCCCACGGACATGCCCAAACGCTTCGACACGTTCTTCTACGTTGCCAAGCCCTCTCCGGGAGCCACGCCCCAGCATCAAACTACGGAAGCCTGGCAATCACTGTGGATGCCGGTGGCGGACATTCTTGAAGCGGAAGCCGCAGGCACGTTGAAACTGATGCCGCCCACCTATTACCTGCTCAAAGAAATCGCCGGACTCGGAACCGTGGACGCTGTCTGGTCGGCCGAACACCCAGTCGTTCCAGTACTTGCGCCGGTTGGTTCATTGGCGGCGTTCCTCAAGGAACGGGAAAGCCGCCGCTAA
- a CDS encoding putative ABC transporter, ATP-binding protein (identified by match to protein family HMM PF00005) produces MSATQSGTVRPAAISAEGWGWRHAGRAQPAIQGLDLRIEPGERVLLLGPSGAGKSTLLHALAGVLGDEEDDSDETGSLLIDGVAPREQRGRAGLMQQDPETQVVLSRVGDDVAFGAENLAVPRDEIWSRVHEALDDVGLRTAAGGGLALDHPTAALSGGQKQRLALAGILAMRPGLILLDEPTANLDPAGVLEVRDAVGRCLDKTGATLVVVEHRVSVWKDLVDRIVVLQPGSAAGSSTAAGAGRVTGGVLLDGPPDQVLSEARTMLMSAGVWVPGYVPATRGRHNEPDTAQLLLAAQDLSVSREKPRRKGFKTIPPIPVQTGISAQVRAGQALTITGPNGAGKSTFALTLAGLLAPVDGKVSAAVELSEGAGIDPYKWKAEQLIARIGTVFQEPEHQFVTGKVLDELMFGPKHLGHGEERVDELLERLRLTHLVDANPYTLSGGEKRRLSVATVLAAHPKVLVLDEPTFGQDANTWAELASFLSELLDAGTAVVSVTHDQEFSAVLGGTELRLGPITEGRATHQEAGAA; encoded by the coding sequence ATGTCCGCCACGCAAAGCGGCACGGTCCGGCCTGCCGCCATCTCCGCCGAGGGCTGGGGATGGCGGCATGCCGGCCGGGCCCAGCCTGCCATTCAAGGCCTGGACCTTCGGATCGAACCGGGGGAACGGGTTCTGCTGCTGGGCCCTTCGGGCGCCGGCAAGTCGACCCTCCTGCACGCCCTCGCCGGGGTGCTGGGGGATGAGGAAGACGACTCGGATGAGACCGGCTCCCTGCTGATCGACGGCGTCGCGCCCCGCGAGCAGCGTGGCCGTGCCGGACTGATGCAGCAGGATCCGGAAACGCAGGTGGTTTTGTCGCGGGTTGGCGACGACGTCGCCTTCGGCGCGGAGAACCTTGCAGTTCCGCGGGACGAAATCTGGTCCCGCGTCCATGAAGCGCTCGACGACGTCGGGTTGCGTACCGCCGCGGGTGGCGGTCTGGCATTGGATCACCCGACGGCGGCACTCTCCGGGGGCCAGAAGCAGCGCCTCGCGCTTGCGGGCATTTTGGCCATGCGCCCCGGGCTGATCCTGCTGGACGAACCAACGGCCAACCTGGATCCTGCAGGGGTGCTCGAGGTCCGGGATGCTGTTGGGCGCTGCCTGGACAAGACAGGTGCCACGCTGGTTGTGGTGGAACACCGCGTCTCTGTGTGGAAGGACCTGGTGGACAGGATTGTGGTCCTGCAGCCGGGATCGGCCGCAGGGTCCAGCACGGCCGCAGGGGCCGGGCGGGTCACGGGCGGCGTCCTCTTGGACGGCCCTCCGGACCAGGTCCTTTCCGAGGCCCGCACTATGCTCATGTCGGCAGGCGTCTGGGTGCCCGGGTACGTCCCGGCAACCCGGGGGCGGCACAATGAGCCCGACACCGCGCAGCTTCTCCTCGCAGCCCAGGACCTTTCTGTTTCCCGTGAAAAGCCACGGCGCAAAGGGTTCAAAACCATCCCGCCCATACCGGTGCAAACGGGCATCAGTGCGCAGGTAAGAGCTGGCCAGGCACTGACCATCACCGGGCCGAACGGTGCCGGCAAGTCCACTTTTGCGCTCACGCTGGCCGGCCTTTTGGCGCCTGTGGACGGCAAGGTGAGTGCCGCCGTCGAGCTTTCCGAAGGCGCGGGCATTGACCCGTACAAGTGGAAGGCGGAGCAGCTGATCGCCCGCATCGGGACGGTGTTCCAGGAGCCGGAGCATCAGTTCGTCACGGGCAAGGTCCTGGATGAACTCATGTTCGGTCCGAAGCATCTGGGCCATGGCGAGGAACGCGTGGATGAACTGTTGGAGCGGTTGCGGCTGACGCATCTTGTGGACGCCAACCCGTACACGTTGTCCGGCGGGGAGAAGCGGCGGCTTTCGGTGGCCACGGTGCTCGCGGCACATCCGAAGGTTCTTGTCTTGGACGAGCCCACGTTCGGCCAGGACGCCAACACGTGGGCAGAATTGGCGTCGTTCCTTTCCGAGTTGCTGGACGCTGGAACCGCGGTGGTCTCCGTGACCCACGATCAGGAATTCAGTGCCGTACTCGGCGGCACAGAACTGCGGCTAGGCCCGATCACGGAGGGCCGAGCCACCCATCAGGAAGCCGGCGCAGCATGA
- a CDS encoding putative iron-chelator utilization protein (identified by match to protein family HMM PF04954; match to protein family HMM PF08021), whose amino-acid sequence MGAKDFTLEVTGSEEITPDFLRVHVRDGGLLERSGIHPTMWIRLWFNDSGKAHQRAYTLVNPDPATGTFSMDFAMHHGVAAHWASSAQPGEAIDATVQGSSFTFPEPAPRRIWVVGDPASIPAINSLLDERQRVAAGAAPVTAWLEYQHDADPSIEVRTADSDVVTWIPRKRDGAALVEEVCGALTANTVSVADDFFWVASEASSTRAIVKHLRKELGVDKHRIDALGYWRV is encoded by the coding sequence ATGGGCGCCAAGGACTTCACTTTGGAGGTTACGGGCAGTGAAGAGATCACCCCGGACTTCCTGCGCGTTCATGTGCGTGACGGCGGACTCTTGGAGCGCAGCGGCATCCATCCCACCATGTGGATCCGGCTGTGGTTCAACGATTCCGGCAAGGCCCACCAGCGCGCCTACACGTTGGTAAACCCCGACCCGGCCACCGGGACGTTCAGCATGGATTTCGCGATGCATCACGGCGTTGCTGCCCACTGGGCCAGCTCTGCGCAGCCCGGCGAGGCCATCGATGCCACCGTCCAAGGGAGTTCCTTCACTTTCCCGGAACCCGCTCCGCGCCGGATCTGGGTGGTGGGCGATCCCGCGTCCATCCCTGCCATCAATTCGCTGCTGGACGAGCGGCAGCGTGTTGCTGCGGGCGCCGCTCCGGTGACCGCCTGGCTTGAATACCAGCACGACGCCGACCCCTCGATTGAGGTGCGGACGGCCGATTCCGACGTCGTCACCTGGATTCCGCGCAAACGCGACGGTGCCGCTCTGGTTGAGGAAGTCTGCGGTGCGCTCACGGCCAACACTGTCTCGGTAGCCGACGACTTCTTCTGGGTCGCGAGCGAAGCGTCAAGTACCCGCGCAATCGTCAAGCACCTGCGGAAAGAACTCGGCGTGGACAAGCACCGGATTGACGCGTTGGGGTACTGGCGGGTCTAG
- a CDS encoding putative cobalt transport protein (identified by match to protein family HMM PF02361), whose product MRDALNIRGNHSLLTRANPLAKFVAVFLISLVLALSIDWVSASTALIAELALFPLAGLTFRLLWQRAWPLIIAAAIGGWSTAIVAADSGAVLLDVGLWSISEGSLELGLGFMLRGLAIALPAILLMTCTDPTDLADALAQKARLPHRFVLGSLAAMRLVGLMAEEWQTIGMARRARGVGSQGSPFQRLKATLGQSFGLLVQAVRRASRLAVTMEARGFGGGQRTWARESTYSLLDAWVVLGGLVISAGAVLTAVGAGTWSFVWR is encoded by the coding sequence ATGAGGGACGCACTGAATATTCGCGGAAACCACTCCCTGCTGACCCGTGCCAACCCTCTGGCTAAGTTCGTAGCGGTCTTCCTCATATCCCTTGTGCTGGCACTGTCCATTGACTGGGTCTCGGCCTCAACGGCACTCATTGCTGAACTGGCGCTCTTCCCGTTGGCCGGCCTCACCTTCAGGCTTTTATGGCAGCGGGCCTGGCCCCTGATCATCGCGGCCGCGATCGGCGGCTGGAGCACCGCGATCGTGGCGGCGGACAGCGGCGCTGTACTGCTCGACGTCGGGCTCTGGTCCATCAGCGAAGGTTCCCTTGAGCTGGGGCTTGGTTTCATGCTCCGCGGTTTGGCGATTGCGTTGCCAGCGATCCTGCTGATGACGTGCACCGATCCCACAGACCTGGCCGACGCGCTGGCGCAGAAGGCCAGGCTGCCGCACCGCTTCGTCCTCGGATCCCTCGCTGCCATGAGGCTGGTGGGCCTCATGGCAGAGGAGTGGCAAACCATCGGAATGGCCCGCCGTGCCCGCGGAGTCGGTTCCCAAGGCAGCCCTTTTCAGCGTTTGAAGGCCACGCTCGGCCAGAGTTTCGGGTTGCTGGTTCAGGCTGTTCGGCGGGCGTCGCGGTTGGCGGTGACCATGGAAGCGCGCGGCTTCGGCGGTGGTCAAAGGACGTGGGCGAGGGAATCCACCTACTCCCTCCTGGATGCGTGGGTAGTCCTTGGAGGACTGGTTATCTCAGCCGGTGCGGTCCTGACGGCAGTGGGCGCGGGAACCTGGAGCTTCGTCTGGCGCTAG
- a CDS encoding putative UDP-N-acetylglucosamine 1-carboxyvinyltransferase, giving the protein MEQGKQNLSLRMIERLEAIFGRSIVKVGKPQMTHLRVEGGRTLSGEVDVNSSKNAGVALLCASLINRGTTTLRRLARIEEVNRIVEVLTSIGMECTWLNGSDLRLRRPDALDLESMDVDAARRTRSVIMLLGPLLDETSEYLLPYAGGCDLGTRTVEPHMQALRQFGLEVEAKSGFYSVTAPPADGHDRSFVLTERGDTVTENAIMAAAHREGTTIIRNASPNYMVQDLCFYLQGLGVDIDGVGTTTLKITGRSAIDVDIEYFPSEDPIEAMSLITAGIVTNSEVTIRRVPIEFMEIELATLEQMGQNLEISGEYMARNGRTRLVDVTTKPSELRAPQDKIHPMPFPGLNIDNLPFFAVIAGNAEGQTMIHDWVYENRAIYLTELNKLGAQVQLLDPHRIYVNGPTKWRAAEIGCPPALRPAACLLLAMLAARGTSELRNIYVIERGYEDLAERLNTIGAKIEYFQD; this is encoded by the coding sequence ATGGAACAGGGCAAACAAAACCTGAGCCTCCGGATGATCGAGCGCCTCGAAGCCATTTTCGGCCGCTCAATAGTCAAGGTCGGTAAGCCCCAAATGACACACCTCCGCGTGGAGGGCGGCCGGACCCTCTCCGGCGAAGTTGATGTCAACAGCAGCAAGAACGCCGGTGTCGCGCTCCTGTGTGCGAGCCTGATCAACCGTGGAACCACCACGCTGCGCCGACTTGCACGGATTGAGGAAGTCAACAGGATTGTTGAGGTCCTGACGTCCATTGGCATGGAATGCACGTGGCTCAACGGAAGCGACCTCCGTCTGCGCCGCCCGGACGCCCTGGATCTCGAGTCCATGGACGTGGACGCCGCCCGGCGTACCCGCAGCGTCATCATGCTGCTCGGTCCGCTCTTGGACGAAACCAGCGAATACCTGCTGCCCTACGCGGGTGGCTGCGATCTCGGAACGCGCACGGTGGAGCCGCACATGCAGGCTCTTCGCCAGTTCGGCCTTGAAGTGGAGGCGAAGTCCGGCTTCTACTCCGTGACTGCGCCTCCCGCTGATGGGCACGACCGGTCCTTCGTCCTGACCGAACGCGGCGACACCGTCACTGAGAATGCCATCATGGCCGCTGCTCACCGTGAAGGCACCACCATCATCCGCAATGCCAGCCCCAATTACATGGTGCAGGATCTCTGCTTCTACCTGCAGGGCCTGGGCGTGGACATTGACGGCGTCGGAACCACCACGCTGAAGATCACCGGACGCTCAGCCATTGATGTTGACATCGAGTACTTCCCGTCCGAAGACCCCATCGAGGCGATGAGCCTCATCACTGCGGGAATCGTGACCAACTCCGAGGTCACCATCCGCAGGGTTCCCATCGAGTTCATGGAAATTGAACTCGCCACCCTGGAACAGATGGGCCAGAACCTCGAGATTTCCGGCGAATACATGGCACGCAACGGACGTACCCGGCTGGTGGACGTAACAACCAAGCCATCCGAGCTGCGTGCCCCGCAGGACAAGATCCACCCGATGCCGTTCCCGGGCCTGAACATCGACAACCTGCCCTTCTTTGCAGTGATTGCAGGCAACGCCGAGGGCCAGACCATGATCCACGACTGGGTCTATGAGAACCGTGCCATTTACTTGACGGAGCTCAACAAGCTGGGCGCCCAAGTGCAGCTTTTGGATCCGCACCGGATCTACGTCAACGGGCCCACCAAGTGGCGTGCGGCGGAAATCGGCTGCCCGCCCGCCCTGCGTCCCGCGGCCTGCCTGCTCCTGGCAATGTTGGCTGCCCGGGGAACCTCCGAGCTCCGCAACATTTACGTGATCGAGCGCGGCTATGAGGACCTCGCCGAGCGCCTGAACACCATCGGTGCGAAGATCGAGTACTTCCAGGACTGA
- a CDS encoding putative acetyltransferase, translating into MTTTTQDFSVRTTVYAEELEGWGALRIVPLIPREDIDLIFEWVTQPRAKFWGMTENSHEEVLGIYEFLDSLDTHHAFLATLDGEPLALFQTYEPLHDPVGEAYPAREEDIGMHLLLAPATRPIPHFTPRLGTSLIKYMFSLPGKDRIVVEPDSRNAKALRRLEATCFELGPIIQLAEKEAQLGFLTRAGFDEIQQRPAR; encoded by the coding sequence ATGACCACCACCACTCAGGACTTCTCCGTCCGCACCACCGTCTACGCCGAGGAACTCGAAGGATGGGGTGCGCTCCGGATTGTTCCGCTGATTCCCCGCGAGGACATCGATCTCATCTTCGAATGGGTTACCCAGCCCCGCGCCAAGTTCTGGGGAATGACGGAGAACTCCCACGAGGAGGTCCTGGGGATCTACGAGTTCCTTGACTCGCTGGATACCCACCACGCGTTCCTGGCCACCTTGGACGGGGAGCCGTTGGCCCTCTTCCAGACGTACGAGCCCCTGCATGATCCCGTGGGCGAGGCCTACCCCGCCCGAGAGGAAGACATCGGCATGCACCTGCTGCTGGCCCCTGCCACGCGGCCCATTCCTCACTTCACCCCGCGCCTGGGCACGTCCTTGATCAAGTACATGTTCTCCCTGCCGGGCAAGGACCGGATTGTGGTGGAGCCGGACTCCCGCAACGCCAAGGCCCTGCGCCGCTTGGAAGCGACGTGCTTTGAGCTGGGACCCATCATCCAGCTTGCCGAGAAGGAAGCCCAGTTGGGTTTCCTGACGCGGGCAGGCTTCGATGAAATCCAGCAGCGTCCCGCGCGCTAG
- a CDS encoding putative Multisubunit Na+/H+ antiporter, MnhG subunit (identified by match to protein family HMM PF03334; match to protein family HMM TIGR01300) yields the protein MSPDATGLDAVIDVVTAVFLVVGALMSLGAAIGLLRFPDLMSRMHAATKPQVLGLFLMLAAIGLQMRTWWVWPVLVVAWIFQLLTAPVSAHMVGRSAYRTKHGHREKLTKDELEAVVQRAAAGQEPGSDR from the coding sequence ATGAGTCCTGATGCCACCGGCCTTGACGCTGTGATTGATGTTGTCACCGCCGTATTCCTGGTGGTGGGTGCCCTGATGTCACTGGGCGCGGCCATCGGCTTGCTCCGCTTCCCGGACCTCATGAGCCGCATGCACGCAGCCACCAAACCGCAGGTCCTGGGGTTGTTCCTTATGCTTGCCGCAATCGGACTCCAGATGCGCACCTGGTGGGTGTGGCCTGTCTTGGTGGTGGCCTGGATTTTCCAGCTCCTCACGGCGCCCGTCTCTGCCCACATGGTGGGCCGCTCGGCGTACCGCACCAAGCACGGACACCGCGAAAAGCTCACCAAGGATGAGTTGGAAGCCGTAGTCCAAAGGGCGGCCGCCGGTCAGGAACCGGGGAGCGACCGCTAG
- a CDS encoding putative penicillin amidase (identified by match to protein family HMM PF01804), whose amino-acid sequence MTPAPTPQSAPAGGRGTYRDEWGIPHLWADTADELAFLQGMNAATDRSWQIELERWRSEGRTAEILGVDAVVWDRFARQARLDDTARRCYENLDADTQRWCGQYVAGVNQALADGVRGGPEFQESGSEAEPWNSWTPLGVFLVHHILFSTFPNKLFRAHVARTLGDDAVSLFSIEAPVWSGSNAWAAHGSTTTSGLPLIAGDPHRLMELPGVYQQIRLACPEFDAIGFAFPGVPGLPHFAHTGNTAWAITNAMADYQDLFVEELRRVSDFAGERIEARGAEGWEPVDVSSETIRVRGGESASVEIIETSRGPVISETPDGGALSLRFPARVEGRLGFQALLPLLRSRNVSEVETAFDAWVEPVNSVVAGDVSGSVRHFVAGLVPQRNPANRRLPAPAFSARHDWEGQYVILPRTEIQQFAVSANDRAAGGGDAVAMEFAPAHRALRIRQLLESAAEPLSVDAMQAIHTDTLLGPWPLFRSMLTGLNADDLSLEAKELRALLVEWDGSMDASSHHAAVFAAWRGALVQGLARHPALAALNESTGYSPLFGPWLSVTSRIGFALETLLARGSEFGINGGVEAAAALEVAALEEALLDGAVWGERHKLLAVHVLPGTLAASAPVADLSGDTGCVLCTESLPGVDDRSFRGPVARYVWDLADRGNSRWIVPFGASGRPGHQHFADQLPLWTAGELAPVVTDWSVLTKDTPEQTPA is encoded by the coding sequence ATGACGCCTGCCCCCACCCCCCAATCCGCCCCGGCAGGCGGCCGCGGAACGTACCGCGATGAATGGGGCATCCCGCATTTGTGGGCTGATACCGCTGATGAACTCGCCTTTCTCCAAGGCATGAATGCCGCGACGGACCGTTCCTGGCAGATCGAGCTGGAAAGGTGGCGTTCGGAAGGCCGTACCGCCGAAATTTTGGGCGTCGATGCTGTGGTCTGGGACCGCTTCGCCCGTCAAGCCCGGCTGGATGACACCGCGCGCCGCTGCTATGAGAACCTCGACGCCGACACTCAACGTTGGTGCGGGCAGTACGTGGCCGGCGTCAACCAGGCGTTGGCGGACGGTGTCCGGGGCGGACCGGAGTTTCAAGAATCCGGCAGCGAAGCCGAGCCATGGAATTCATGGACCCCGCTCGGCGTCTTTCTGGTGCATCACATCCTCTTCTCAACCTTCCCCAACAAGTTGTTCCGTGCCCACGTCGCGCGGACACTCGGCGACGACGCCGTGAGCTTGTTCAGCATCGAAGCACCTGTATGGTCAGGCAGCAACGCTTGGGCCGCCCACGGATCGACGACTACCAGCGGCCTGCCGCTCATCGCCGGCGACCCCCACCGCCTCATGGAGCTGCCCGGCGTCTACCAGCAGATACGGCTCGCATGCCCGGAGTTCGACGCAATCGGATTCGCGTTCCCCGGTGTTCCCGGACTCCCCCATTTCGCCCACACGGGCAACACAGCCTGGGCCATCACCAACGCCATGGCCGACTACCAGGACCTTTTCGTCGAAGAGCTGCGCCGGGTCAGCGACTTCGCCGGTGAGCGCATCGAGGCGCGGGGAGCGGAGGGCTGGGAGCCCGTCGACGTGAGTTCCGAAACCATCCGCGTCCGCGGTGGTGAATCGGCGTCCGTTGAGATTATTGAGACCAGCCGGGGTCCGGTCATCTCGGAAACGCCCGACGGCGGCGCCTTGAGTCTGCGCTTCCCGGCCCGGGTTGAGGGACGGTTGGGGTTCCAAGCCCTCCTGCCGCTGTTGCGCAGCCGGAACGTCTCCGAGGTGGAAACCGCCTTCGATGCGTGGGTGGAGCCCGTCAACAGCGTGGTGGCCGGGGACGTGTCCGGATCTGTGCGGCACTTTGTTGCCGGGCTGGTCCCGCAGCGTAACCCCGCCAATCGGCGCTTACCCGCTCCGGCTTTCTCGGCCCGCCATGACTGGGAGGGGCAGTACGTGATCCTGCCCCGCACCGAGATCCAACAATTCGCAGTGAGCGCGAACGACCGCGCCGCCGGAGGCGGCGATGCCGTGGCCATGGAGTTCGCGCCCGCGCATCGGGCCCTGCGCATCCGGCAGCTGCTGGAGTCGGCCGCCGAGCCGTTATCCGTGGATGCCATGCAGGCCATCCACACGGACACCTTGCTGGGTCCATGGCCGTTGTTCCGGTCAATGCTCACCGGCCTGAACGCCGACGACCTGTCCCTCGAAGCCAAGGAGCTAAGGGCTCTCTTGGTGGAATGGGATGGCTCGATGGATGCAAGCAGCCATCACGCCGCCGTTTTCGCTGCGTGGCGTGGTGCGTTAGTCCAGGGACTGGCACGGCATCCCGCGCTTGCGGCGTTGAATGAATCCACAGGCTACTCGCCGCTGTTCGGGCCGTGGTTGTCGGTGACGTCCCGCATTGGTTTTGCGCTGGAGACCCTGCTGGCTCGCGGCTCCGAATTCGGCATCAACGGTGGAGTGGAAGCTGCGGCAGCGCTCGAGGTTGCTGCACTGGAAGAAGCCCTGCTGGACGGTGCTGTCTGGGGTGAGCGGCACAAGCTTCTGGCCGTGCATGTCCTCCCGGGCACGCTGGCGGCATCGGCACCCGTTGCTGACCTAAGCGGGGACACCGGGTGCGTCCTCTGCACCGAGAGCCTCCCCGGTGTAGATGACCGAAGCTTCCGCGGACCCGTAGCCCGTTACGTCTGGGATCTGGCCGATCGGGGCAATAGCCGTTGGATCGTTCCCTTCGGAGCGTCGGGCAGGCCGGGCCACCAGCACTTTGCCGATCAGCTCCCGCTCTGGACTGCCGGGGAACTCGCTCCAGTGGTCACTGACTGGTCCGTTCTGACCAAAGACACCCCTGAGCAAACACCCGCCTGA
- a CDS encoding conserved hypothetical protein (identified by similarity to RF:ZP_00618213.1) — protein sequence MKEAVLIATAVILSLAAAGAIIRIAIGPSLLDRVLASDVLLAILGAALAIDMALNKHLNNLMLLVALAVIGFIGSVTVARFVAERREQSNES from the coding sequence ATGAAAGAAGCGGTTCTCATAGCTACGGCCGTGATCCTCAGCTTGGCCGCCGCTGGGGCAATTATCCGCATCGCCATCGGCCCGTCCCTCCTGGATCGCGTTCTGGCATCAGACGTTTTGCTGGCAATCCTGGGCGCTGCCCTGGCGATCGATATGGCGTTGAACAAGCATCTGAACAACCTGATGCTGCTGGTAGCGCTCGCAGTGATCGGTTTCATCGGCTCTGTGACAGTTGCAAGGTTCGTGGCCGAACGCAGGGAGCAAAGCAATGAGTCCTGA
- a CDS encoding putative Multisubunit Na+/H+ antiporter, MnhE subunit, producing MSRKPISFRTELPLLIWLVIVWGALWRDFSPGNLLFGALIAVLVAKFFYLPPVELSGRFNILRAIPFALMFLAKVVAASFLVLYLAVAKGPKVRSAVVAVPLRSHSDLMVTATGHVISLIPGSLVVEVDRSTSTLYLHALNIYEEADIDKIRQETQDIEAGLIRIMGTREEVEALKAEQRPGMEGAAL from the coding sequence ATGAGCCGCAAACCGATCTCGTTCCGCACTGAACTGCCGTTGCTCATCTGGTTGGTGATCGTGTGGGGTGCGCTGTGGCGGGACTTCAGCCCGGGCAACCTCCTGTTCGGCGCACTGATCGCCGTGCTGGTGGCCAAGTTCTTCTACCTCCCCCCGGTGGAGCTCAGCGGCAGGTTCAACATCCTGCGCGCCATTCCTTTCGCCCTCATGTTCCTCGCCAAAGTGGTGGCAGCGAGCTTCCTGGTGCTGTACCTGGCTGTAGCCAAGGGACCCAAGGTTCGCAGCGCCGTCGTCGCTGTTCCTTTGCGGAGCCATTCCGACCTCATGGTGACGGCCACCGGGCACGTTATCTCGCTGATCCCCGGATCCCTGGTGGTGGAGGTGGACCGCTCCACGTCCACGCTTTATCTGCACGCGCTCAACATTTACGAAGAGGCGGACATCGACAAGATTCGTCAGGAAACCCAAGACATCGAAGCAGGACTGATCCGGATCATGGGTACACGCGAAGAAGTCGAGGCCCTCAAAGCCGAACAGCGTCCCGGGATGGAAGGAGCAGCGCTATGA
- a CDS encoding hypothetical protein (identified by Glimmer2; putative), whose product MNLFFKLIGAGVSLGAGFVGTKLVNKGWEKATGNKPPMGNDDMETSLRSALTFALISAFVSTLIQVLASRGTQRAIARFAKTHDIV is encoded by the coding sequence ATGAACCTCTTCTTCAAGCTGATCGGTGCCGGAGTAAGCCTCGGAGCAGGATTCGTAGGCACCAAACTCGTCAATAAAGGGTGGGAAAAGGCCACTGGCAACAAACCACCCATGGGCAACGACGATATGGAAACCAGTCTGCGTTCGGCGCTGACATTCGCACTGATTTCGGCTTTTGTGAGCACGCTCATCCAGGTCCTGGCAAGCCGGGGCACGCAGCGCGCCATCGCGCGCTTCGCGAAGACCCACGACATCGTCTAG
- a CDS encoding putative integral membrane protein, translated as MTTVNVKKASYNWRVVDIVVAALIAIAGGVIFWAWSQGAALVSIPMNATYPPLTGLIAGGWMIPAVLGMLIIRKPGAALFCEAVAATGELIMGSQYGTTVLISGVLQGLGAELIFAAFRYKKFNLPTALLAGAGAGLFCGLNDSFLPWGWNIAYEAIDKLAYITFTTISGAIIAGALSWVATRGLAKTGVLSSFASRKAASEPVFN; from the coding sequence ATGACCACGGTAAACGTGAAGAAGGCCAGTTATAACTGGCGCGTTGTAGACATCGTTGTGGCGGCTCTTATCGCCATCGCCGGCGGCGTGATCTTCTGGGCATGGTCCCAGGGCGCGGCACTGGTATCCATCCCCATGAACGCGACGTATCCGCCGCTCACAGGCTTGATTGCCGGTGGCTGGATGATTCCCGCGGTCCTGGGAATGCTCATTATCCGCAAGCCCGGTGCTGCGCTGTTCTGCGAAGCCGTCGCCGCCACCGGTGAGCTCATCATGGGCTCGCAGTACGGCACCACGGTGCTGATATCCGGCGTTTTGCAGGGCCTGGGCGCCGAGCTCATCTTCGCCGCCTTCAGGTACAAGAAGTTCAACCTGCCCACCGCGCTCCTTGCGGGCGCCGGCGCGGGCCTTTTCTGCGGCCTGAACGACTCCTTCCTGCCATGGGGTTGGAACATCGCCTACGAGGCCATCGACAAGCTGGCCTACATCACCTTCACCACGATCTCCGGTGCCATCATCGCCGGCGCCCTCTCCTGGGTTGCGACGCGCGGCCTCGCCAAGACCGGGGTGCTGAGCTCCTTCGCCTCGCGCAAGGCCGCTTCGGAGCCAGTCTTCAACTGA